A stretch of Imperialibacter roseus DNA encodes these proteins:
- a CDS encoding nucleotidyl transferase AbiEii/AbiGii toxin family protein, whose amino-acid sequence MLLRAVPETTERVLSKLQTYKELDQYYLVGGTALALLTNHRLSEDIDLFYYNQYPGEKLPLPRINAIMENIKRDFSDVEYMFREGDTFVQLRVDGVKVDFFSENNFHRSKNYTDLGSIRLPDKKSLAGMKLIAVTLRTASRDLYDLYCLRQEFNEIDFFNGFSSIVSSKYCGSKSQKIKLFKSTVHNKLKNQQWLEKNYDEKSFVELRPKYDVSAVDIFNAFKSFDLELDFDELLKKQKKDREKGKLI is encoded by the coding sequence ATGTTATTGCGAGCAGTCCCTGAAACCACCGAGAGAGTACTTTCGAAACTTCAAACCTATAAAGAACTCGACCAGTATTATCTGGTTGGAGGCACAGCACTGGCTCTGCTGACTAATCACCGGCTCAGCGAGGACATAGACCTTTTCTATTACAACCAGTATCCCGGTGAAAAGCTGCCACTGCCCAGGATCAATGCCATCATGGAAAATATCAAGAGAGACTTTTCGGATGTTGAGTACATGTTCCGGGAAGGGGATACTTTTGTGCAGCTTCGTGTAGATGGAGTAAAAGTCGATTTTTTCTCTGAAAACAATTTTCACAGAAGTAAGAACTACACCGACTTAGGCTCGATTCGGTTGCCCGACAAAAAATCTCTCGCTGGCATGAAGCTCATTGCCGTCACGTTACGTACGGCATCCAGGGATTTGTATGATTTGTATTGCCTTCGACAGGAGTTTAATGAAATAGACTTTTTCAACGGCTTTTCTTCTATTGTTAGCTCCAAGTACTGCGGATCAAAGTCTCAAAAAATCAAACTATTTAAGTCTACAGTCCACAATAAGCTGAAAAACCAACAATGGCTTGAGAAGAACTATGACGAGAAAAGTTTCGTAGAGCTGAGGCCAAAGTATGATGTCTCAGCAGTGGACATTTTTAATGCTTTTAAAAGCTTTGATCTTGAGTTGGACTTTGATGAGCTTTTAAAAAAGCAGAAAAAAGATAGGGAGAAGGGGAAATTGATCTAG
- a CDS encoding Fic family protein gives MFNKEQKLKSEFVLGNANAKLSSLNSNDIRKLAVAWSYYSGKIEGNTYTYVETESLLLDGVTSPKRYEDARMLKNLHNTFNSIVAEIHAGHRRKIDEASVFSLHSSLIADLVDDSQKGTLRNRPVQITGTSYLPPKSPQEISLGLNEVFFSLVTAPNPLEKAIYVHCNLARIQPFIDGNKRTARLIESIVLMQADLIPIFSTRDEDILKYRNSLLAFYETKDYSPYANYFLDNLLERIHDASLDS, from the coding sequence ATGTTCAACAAGGAGCAAAAGCTGAAAAGTGAGTTTGTTTTGGGTAACGCCAACGCAAAATTATCCTCACTCAATTCCAACGACATCAGAAAGCTCGCTGTCGCCTGGTCTTATTACAGCGGTAAGATCGAAGGTAATACCTACACCTATGTGGAAACAGAATCGCTGCTGCTCGATGGTGTTACTTCCCCCAAACGTTACGAGGATGCCAGGATGCTGAAGAACCTGCATAATACCTTTAACTCCATTGTGGCAGAAATTCACGCCGGGCACAGAAGAAAGATTGATGAAGCCAGCGTGTTCTCTCTCCATTCCAGCCTTATTGCCGATCTGGTGGATGATTCACAAAAAGGGACTTTGCGCAACAGGCCGGTTCAGATAACGGGAACCAGCTACCTGCCACCCAAAAGCCCGCAAGAAATCAGCCTAGGGTTGAACGAAGTTTTCTTTTCTTTAGTGACGGCCCCTAATCCTTTAGAAAAGGCCATCTACGTTCATTGTAATTTGGCCAGGATTCAGCCCTTTATTGATGGAAATAAAAGGACGGCCCGCCTCATTGAAAGCATTGTGCTAATGCAAGCTGATCTGATTCCTATTTTCTCAACCAGAGACGAAGACATACTAAAGTATAGAAACTCTCTGCTTGCCTTCTATGAGACAAAGGACTATAGCCCTTATGCTAACTACTTTCTTGATAATCTTTTGGAAAGAATCCATGATGCATCGCTAGATAGTTAA
- a CDS encoding M12 family metallo-peptidase: MWNKDITLKIIVFGFLFSIVLDAKSQESTRKLYDALSKNTTLNTKQQNALAKIKTRLGFNSYDLVKMRHIDMSKRTEKMEFRLPGTNEAILFTPDRVEFGESGEIIWHGHSEEGFSEINLILYDGVYRGQIFTDSRVFEIYTLDENIQAIAEFDQSTLEGKFCSTLEAGEGSPSNDKPELPGGGSEDGRIVSCNLRIQLLALYTPAALAADPSIVQTIISAMSQYSNVVYSSGMSSLAIPTLKASNIVQYNVVETPQIDNNLINLRNDAAIVTLRNQRNADIVVLFVNGNYTGVTGISYEGPDAAQAYAVVEIPEATTDYVFTHEMGHLFGARHQRCDIANTTNCVNTISGYRHGYNFQYGLFNTYKRRTVMHEYYEGYTRIGRYSNPDIQWNGNATGTSAHEDNARQIDEQGLTVASFRLGQDVACYVDGPTNIYSPGNYSWEAVVSCGQSPYTYEWRYSTNGTTFGSVLSTSAIYTRPVNYSENFYLRLRVGSNDGTESISIQTVYANVGGYYRTSSESSGTRDIELFPNPAGDFSDLVFSLSKEAVVEIVLTDLSGKTIKKVGDGSYLSGNHKVRVSTRELNNGIYLLIFNNGESRLTRKLIVSK, translated from the coding sequence ATGTGGAACAAAGACATTACCTTGAAAATTATTGTATTTGGCTTCTTATTTTCTATCGTTTTAGATGCCAAATCTCAGGAATCGACGAGAAAACTCTACGACGCCCTCTCTAAAAACACAACTCTAAATACCAAACAGCAAAACGCCCTTGCGAAAATCAAAACTAGACTCGGCTTCAATAGCTATGACCTAGTTAAGATGCGTCACATTGATATGTCCAAAAGGACGGAAAAAATGGAGTTTAGGCTTCCAGGCACCAATGAAGCAATTTTGTTCACTCCTGACAGGGTAGAATTTGGGGAAAGTGGCGAAATTATCTGGCACGGCCACAGCGAGGAAGGATTTAGCGAAATCAACTTGATTTTATATGATGGTGTTTATCGGGGGCAAATCTTCACCGATAGCCGAGTATTTGAGATTTACACATTGGATGAGAATATCCAGGCTATTGCAGAATTTGACCAGTCTACTCTTGAAGGAAAATTTTGTAGCACACTAGAAGCTGGGGAAGGTTCGCCCAGCAATGATAAACCCGAGTTACCGGGCGGTGGTTCAGAAGACGGAAGGATTGTATCCTGTAATTTACGAATACAATTGTTAGCATTGTATACCCCCGCTGCTCTTGCCGCTGATCCGTCAATCGTACAAACCATTATTTCCGCTATGAGCCAATATTCTAATGTAGTCTATTCAAGTGGAATGTCCTCACTTGCCATTCCCACCCTCAAAGCGAGCAATATCGTTCAATATAATGTTGTAGAAACGCCTCAAATAGACAACAATTTGATAAACCTTAGAAATGATGCTGCAATTGTAACACTACGGAATCAACGAAATGCGGATATCGTTGTACTATTTGTCAATGGTAACTATACAGGAGTTACAGGAATTTCTTACGAAGGTCCTGATGCTGCACAAGCTTATGCTGTGGTGGAAATCCCTGAAGCAACTACTGATTATGTATTTACTCACGAGATGGGACATCTCTTCGGGGCAAGGCATCAGAGGTGCGACATAGCCAATACAACTAATTGTGTCAACACTATCAGCGGCTATCGGCATGGATACAACTTTCAATATGGACTGTTTAACACCTACAAAAGACGGACTGTGATGCATGAATATTATGAAGGGTATACAAGAATTGGAAGATATTCAAATCCAGATATTCAATGGAATGGAAATGCCACTGGAACTTCAGCTCATGAAGACAATGCAAGACAAATTGATGAACAGGGCTTGACAGTAGCATCTTTTCGGCTTGGTCAGGACGTCGCATGCTATGTTGATGGCCCAACAAACATTTACAGTCCTGGCAACTACTCATGGGAGGCCGTGGTGAGTTGCGGGCAATCCCCCTATACCTACGAGTGGCGATATAGCACTAACGGGACTACTTTTGGTTCGGTATTGAGTACTTCTGCCATCTACACCAGGCCCGTGAATTATTCGGAAAACTTCTATTTACGCCTGAGGGTAGGCTCAAACGATGGCACGGAATCTATTAGTATACAAACAGTATATGCTAATGTAGGTGGATACTATAGAACATCAAGTGAAAGCTCCGGTACTAGAGATATTGAATTATTCCCAAATCCCGCTGGCGACTTTAGCGATTTAGTATTTAGCCTTAGTAAAGAGGCGGTTGTTGAAATAGTCTTGACAGACTTAAGTGGCAAGACGATCAAAAAAGTCGGAGATGGTTCTTATCTGTCCGGAAATCATAAAGTGAGGGTTAGCACAAGGGAATTAAATAACGGCATATATTTGTTGATATTCAATAACGGAGAATCACGACTCACAAGGAAACTGATTGTTTCAAAATAA
- a CDS encoding type II toxin-antitoxin system HipA family toxin yields MALKVKIWGQDVGFLVWDQTTNSARFRYEDNFRMMGVEISPIHLKASPTFYSFPGLPFASFKGLPGVFADSLPDRFGEGLMNSYFKNKDVSFADLTPLDRLAYIGVRGMGAIEYHPAREVQEKRSRISIDELEQLAAFGVKQASKLTTHLEPDRAEGFQDILSIGTSAGGARAKAVIAWNQATGEIRSGQLDHGPEFKHWLIKLDVGAGTNHLGDSAGFGRIEYAYSQMAKDAGVKMQDCRLMEENGRGHFMTARFDRQHGSKQHIHTLCGIRHFDYEDVSSHTYAHLFETARYLKLPYPDREQLYRQMVFNVLGVNCDDHTKNFSFLLDQNKEWRAAPAYDVCYSYDPGNPWVNSNMAVNGKKTGITRKDLISEGKKNSIMRPEAIIDQVAEVVSRWPDYARASQVNQDFVGLIQSRIEERLKRLATGQSKGQELDI; encoded by the coding sequence ATGGCACTAAAGGTTAAAATATGGGGCCAGGATGTGGGCTTCCTGGTTTGGGATCAAACCACAAATTCAGCCAGGTTTAGGTACGAAGATAATTTCAGGATGATGGGGGTTGAAATATCCCCCATTCATTTGAAAGCTAGTCCAACATTCTATTCATTTCCCGGCCTTCCCTTTGCTTCCTTCAAGGGCCTTCCCGGTGTTTTTGCAGATTCCCTGCCAGACCGGTTCGGTGAAGGGCTCATGAATTCGTATTTCAAAAATAAGGATGTCAGCTTTGCTGATCTTACTCCCCTAGACAGGCTGGCCTATATTGGTGTTCGTGGCATGGGTGCTATCGAATATCACCCCGCCAGGGAGGTACAGGAAAAGCGTTCTCGCATTTCTATCGATGAGCTGGAGCAGCTTGCCGCCTTCGGCGTCAAGCAGGCCAGTAAACTTACTACCCACCTGGAGCCAGACAGAGCCGAAGGATTTCAAGACATCCTGAGCATAGGCACCTCAGCTGGTGGAGCCAGGGCAAAAGCGGTGATCGCCTGGAATCAGGCCACCGGAGAAATACGGTCTGGCCAGCTGGACCATGGCCCAGAATTTAAACATTGGCTCATCAAGCTCGATGTTGGCGCTGGCACCAATCACCTGGGGGATTCGGCCGGCTTTGGCCGCATCGAGTACGCTTATTCTCAAATGGCTAAAGATGCCGGTGTTAAGATGCAGGATTGCCGGTTGATGGAGGAAAATGGACGTGGCCACTTTATGACTGCCCGGTTTGATCGGCAGCATGGCAGCAAGCAGCACATTCACACCTTGTGTGGAATTCGTCATTTTGACTACGAAGATGTGAGCAGCCACACCTACGCTCATTTGTTTGAAACCGCCAGGTACCTGAAGCTACCCTACCCAGACAGGGAGCAGCTCTATCGGCAAATGGTTTTCAATGTGCTCGGCGTTAACTGCGACGACCACACCAAAAACTTCAGTTTTCTGCTTGATCAGAACAAAGAATGGAGAGCGGCACCCGCCTATGACGTTTGCTATAGTTATGATCCTGGAAATCCCTGGGTAAATAGCAACATGGCTGTGAATGGAAAGAAAACCGGCATTACCAGAAAGGATCTGATTTCTGAAGGAAAGAAGAATTCGATCATGCGGCCGGAAGCGATCATCGATCAGGTAGCAGAAGTCGTTTCCCGCTGGCCAGACTATGCCAGGGCAAGCCAGGTTAATCAGGACTTTGTCGGGCTCATCCAATCCAGAATAGAGGAACGGCTAAAGAGGCTTGCTACGGGCCAGTCAAAAGGCCAAGAACTGGACATCTAG
- a CDS encoding helix-turn-helix transcriptional regulator — protein sequence MDYLFASDTDILQELGHRLKVARIQAGFTQGELAQHSGVSRPTVARLEGGKNISLLNFITLLRYVDELTTFSQVLKRDLRLDPKLIYEMEQKQPQRVKHGTKG from the coding sequence ATGGATTACCTTTTTGCCTCAGATACCGATATCCTTCAGGAATTAGGCCACCGCCTCAAGGTAGCTCGTATTCAAGCTGGCTTCACGCAAGGCGAGCTAGCCCAGCATTCCGGAGTCAGCAGGCCTACTGTGGCCAGGCTTGAAGGGGGTAAGAATATCTCCCTGCTTAACTTCATCACCCTGCTTCGCTATGTCGATGAGCTCACGACATTTTCGCAAGTGCTAAAGCGTGATCTTCGCCTTGATCCCAAGCTAATTTACGAAATGGAACAGAAACAACCACAACGGGTTAAACATGGCACTAAAGGTTAA
- a CDS encoding tetratricopeptide repeat protein: MKLILSLILICFSFFCHSQTANEHFNNAQAKYKLGDYRGAILDYTKSIETIPNFAAYFNRGLIKHQLEDYRGAVMDFTKAIGLDKGVAEAYTERGKVKGKLQDYRGAIQDYSKAIELEPNNLEAYTNRGVMKASLKDSDGAVKDFNKVIELDPANSNAYLYRGYAKTELGDKNGGCLDLSKAGEFGHRDAYDLIEKLCN, encoded by the coding sequence ATGAAATTGATACTCTCCCTCATATTAATTTGTTTTAGTTTTTTTTGTCATTCTCAGACAGCAAATGAGCATTTTAATAACGCTCAAGCTAAATACAAATTAGGAGACTATAGAGGAGCAATACTAGACTACACCAAGTCAATAGAAACTATCCCAAATTTTGCTGCTTATTTCAATAGAGGTCTTATTAAGCATCAGCTGGAAGACTATAGAGGAGCAGTAATGGACTTCACCAAGGCAATAGGGCTTGACAAAGGTGTTGCAGAAGCATATACGGAAAGAGGTAAGGTTAAAGGCAAACTGCAAGACTACAGGGGAGCGATACAAGACTACAGTAAGGCAATAGAGTTGGAGCCCAATAATTTAGAGGCTTACACTAATAGAGGTGTTATGAAAGCATCACTTAAAGACTCGGACGGAGCAGTCAAGGACTTCAATAAAGTAATTGAGCTAGACCCGGCAAATTCCAACGCCTATTTATATAGAGGCTACGCTAAAACAGAACTAGGTGATAAAAATGGTGGTTGTCTTGATTTAAGTAAGGCTGGAGAATTCGGTCACAGAGATGCATATGATCTCATTGAGAAACTGTGTAATTAG
- a CDS encoding transposase → MPFQLEHQTIGKKPLGRPPKQKRKLCFSAGERNPIEESRADFRFGQTKLAYGLNRVAAKLRTTSQTWIAMILFVTNLVKVARVTSYCQKLVQTFSALILLLHYHSKQKISRNYSFRLVTHT, encoded by the coding sequence ATACCTTTCCAACTTGAACATCAAACCATTGGCAAAAAACCCCTGGGAAGACCCCCAAAACAAAAGAGAAAGCTATGTTTTTCAGCGGGGGAGCGCAACCCCATAGAGGAGAGCAGGGCCGACTTTCGGTTTGGTCAGACCAAGCTTGCTTACGGACTCAACCGAGTAGCAGCAAAGCTCAGAACAACCTCCCAGACATGGATAGCCATGATATTGTTTGTTACCAACCTGGTCAAAGTGGCCAGGGTAACATCCTATTGTCAAAAATTGGTGCAGACTTTTTCAGCACTGATTCTACTACTACACTATCATTCTAAACAGAAAATCAGTCGGAATTACTCATTCCGACTGGTTACTCATACTTGA
- a CDS encoding transposase, translating into MLRKTRALRVPYQSPNQLTIDGFETSFIKEMDRNNRWVRMSERIPWGELVAVYNRKMNADQGRPPLNGRIVLGAMIIKHLCNFSDRETIEHIKENIYMQYFLGYTGFSSKPPFDASLFVEIRLDWV; encoded by the coding sequence ATGTTGCGAAAAACCCGTGCACTTCGTGTGCCTTACCAGAGCCCCAACCAGCTAACAATCGATGGTTTTGAGACGAGTTTCATCAAGGAAATGGATCGCAACAACCGCTGGGTGAGGATGAGTGAACGTATCCCCTGGGGTGAGCTAGTTGCAGTTTATAACCGCAAGATGAATGCAGATCAAGGCCGACCTCCACTCAACGGACGGATCGTACTGGGGGCAATGATTATCAAACACCTGTGCAACTTCAGTGATCGGGAAACCATAGAACACATCAAGGAGAATATTTACATGCAGTATTTCTTAGGCTACACGGGGTTTAGTAGCAAGCCGCCCTTTGACGCCTCTCTCTTTGTTGAGATCAGACTAGACTGGGTTTAG